The sequence GGGATGGGTGCGGGCCCCGAGCAGCCCGAGGAGCGTGCTCTTCCCCGCACCGTTGGCACCGAGCAGCGCCCAGTGCTCACCGCCGCGCACCGTCAGCGAGACCGAGTCGAGCAGGACGTTGCCGTCCCGGACGAGGGTGACGTCGTCGGCGTGGATCACCGGCACCGGCAGGGGCGCGGGGGCATGCGGCGCGGTGGCCGGGGCGGGGACGGTGGAGGTCACGGTGGGGCCCTTTCGTACGGGTGCGAGTGCCTCCGGGCGGTTCACGTCGGCCGAGGTATCCGCCGGTGGACGGGCGTACGTGTGCCCCGTATCGGGCGGGCGCGGGGAGAGCGGTGCGGGGCGGCGGCCGGGCGGGGGCGGTCCGCCCCCGGGTGGCACCGGGCCGGTCGGCGGGGGGTGGCCGAACCGGTGGGCCGATCCTATCGCCCGCTCCCGGCGGCCCCGGTGCGGGGCGGAGCGCGCGGGGCGCGGCCGGGCGGAGCGGCTCCGGCTGCACGGCCCGGCGGCCGCTATGCGCTGAGCGCCACCCGGCGTGGGGCCCGCGCCTCGTCGTAGCGCCGTACCAGCAGCCGCGCCAACTCCGGTGCCGGGCCGAGCACATCGGCCAGCACGTCGGCCCCGGCCAGCTCCGCGCCCGCGGCGATGCGGTCCGGCAGACGGCCGGGCGCGATGACGTACGGGGCCACCGCCACCCGCCGCACGCCCTCGGCGCGCAGGGCTCGTACCGCTTCCTCGGTCCGGAGCCGGCCCGGAGAGATGGCGGAGGCGAACGCAGGCCGCACGGCGCACCAACCGGTGTGCCGCAGCTCCCGCGCGATTTCAGCGATCACTGCGATCGCCTCCGGGTCTGTGGAGCCCGCCGAGGCCAGGACGAGCCCGGTCGAGCCCTTGTCGCCGGGGGAGACCCCGGCCTCGTACAGCCGGTGTTCCAGGGCCGCGTTCAGCAGGGGAGACGGGCCGAGGACCTCGGCCTGCCGGATACCGAGCCGCGGCAGTCCGGTCCGGGCCTCACGCAGGACCGCCGGAATGTCGGTCTTGGCGTGGAAGGCCCGGGTGAGCAGGAGGGGGAGGGCGACGACCTCGTCCGCCCCCTCCGCGGCCAGGCGTTCCAGCAGCCTGGGCACGGACGGGGCGTTGAACTCCAGGAAGCCGGTCTCCACGCGCAGTCCGGGCCGCAGCGCCCGGACCCGCGCGGTGAGCGCGTGCACGGTCGCGGCGTGCCGCGGGTCGCGGCTGCCGTGGGCGATGACGAGGAGGACGGGCGTGGACATCGGCGTACTCGGTTCTCTCTGGTTTCTTCGTGTGGTGTCAGTTCTTGACGAGGAGGCCGCGGCTGCGCAGCACCCACCGCTCCAGCGGGCTGAAGATCAGCAGGTCGATCGCGATGCCGACGAACAGGATGAGGAGGATCGAGAGGAAGATCCCCGGCATGTCGAAGTTGTTGCGGCCGTTCTCCAGCAACTGGCCCAGGCCCAGGCCGAGATCGGGGGAGGAGGCGATGATCTCGGCGGCCATCAGCGAACGCCAGGAGAACGCCCAGCCCTGCTTCAGCCCCGCGAGATAGCCGGGCAGTGCGGCGGGCAGCACGATGTGCCACGTACCGCGCAGCCTGGTCGCGCCGAGCGTGCGGCCCGCCCGCAGGAACAGCGGCGGCACCTGGTCGACCCCCGAGACCAGACCATTGGCGATCGACGGGACGGCGCCCAGCAGGATCACCGCGTACATCATCTTGTCGTTCAGCCCGAGCCAGATGACGGCCGGGGCCACCCACGCCACCGAGGGCAGCGACTGGAGCCCGGACAGGATCGGGCCGATCGCGGCCCGGACGAACCGCACCCGGGCGACCAGCAGACCCAGCGGCGTACCGATGGCCACGGCCAGGACGAAGCCGAGCAGACCGCGCGACACACTGGTCCAGACGACCTCCAGCAAGGTCCCCTGGTACCACATGTCGACCGCGCTGTCCCACACCGCGGACGGCGGCGGCAGCTTGTAGTCCTCGGTGACCTGCGCCCGGACCAGCAGTTGCCAGATCACCACGACCAGGGCCACCGCGAGCACGGGCGGCAGGACCTTGTGCAGCAGGACCTCGCGCACCGGGGTCCGGCGGACCTGGACGGCGTCCAGCGCGTCGAGCCCGGCCTCCAGACCGGCCAGGTCGTCCGTGCCCGCGCCCGGCGGCCCGGCCGGCGCGTCCTTGCGGACCTGGTCGGACGTGATGTCAGTGCTGGCCATGTCGGCGGATCTCCCCACGCAGTTGTTCGGTGATCTCGACGGACAGTTCCGCCACCGCCTTGTCCTCGATCCGGCGCGGCTGCTCGATGTCGACGGTCCACTCCCGGGCGATCCGGCCCGGCCGGGACGACAGCAGGACGACGCGCTGCGCCAGCCGTACCGCCTCACGCACGTTGTGGGTGACAAAGAGGACCGACGCGTTCGTCTCACGCCAGATCCGGGTCAGCTCGTCGTGCAGCACATCGCGGGTGATGGCGTCGAGAGCGGCGAACGGCTCGTCCATCAGCAGAAGTTGACTGTCCTGGGCGAGCGCGCGGGCCATCGCCACCCGTTGGCGCATACCGCCCGAGAGTTCGTGCACCCGCTTGCCGTACGCCCCGCCGAGCCGTACGAGTTCGAGCAGCCGCTCCGCCTCCGTGCGGCGGTCCTGCTTGGGGACCCCGCGCAGCCGCAGGGCCAGTTCGATGTTCTTTCCCGCGGTCAGCCACGGGAAGAGGGCGTGCTCCTGGAACATCAGGGCGGGCCGCCCGCCGGGGGTCTCGATGGACCCCGCGGTCGGGCGGTCGAGTCCGGCCACCAGGTTCAGCAGCGTGGACTTTCCGCACCCGGAGGCCCCCAGGAGGGTGACGAACTCGCCGGGAGCGACATCGAGCGTGATGTCGTCCAGGACGAGCTGCTGACCCGTGGGTCCGGCGAAGGACTTCGAGACGTGCGCGATACGAGCGGCGTGCTCGACCGTCGCGCGGTCCTCGGCCTTGGTGAGCGTGGTGGTCGCCATGGTCGTCACCTCCTGGGAATCCTGTGGATCCCGGCAGTCCTGATACGGATGGGCGGGCGGGCTACTTGACGCCGAGACCGGCGTCGCTGACCGCGGGCTGGCCCTCGGCCTTCAGGATCTTGTTCAGCGGCCCCAGGTCGTAGATGCCCTTCAGGTCCGGCTTCTCCAGCAGACCCGCCTTCACCGCGTGCTCCGCCTGTGCGTCGAGCGTCGCCGCCAGCGGGTCGTTGGTGATCTGGATGGACTTCCACGCCGGGTCGAGGATCTCGGGAGCCAGCGGCTTGCCGCTCAGGGACTCCAGCGCCTTGTTCGCGGACGCCTTGGCCAGGTCCGGGTTGGCGTTGATCCACTTGTTGGTGTTCACCGAGCCGCGCAGCACCGCCTCGACGACATCGGGGTGCTCGGAGAGGAACTTCTGCGACACGATGATGTTCGTGATCACGAACTTGTCGTCGGGCCACAGCGTCGACTCGTCGAGCAGGACCTTCGCACCCTCGGAGACCAGCTTGGACGCGGTGGGCTCCGGCACCCAGGCGCCGTCCAGCGAACCGGACTTGTAGGCGTCCGGTGTCACCTTGTTGTCCGAGCGGACCACGGAGACATCGCCCTTGCCGCTCTGGGCGTCGACCTTCCAGCCCTTCTCGGATATCCAGTTGAGGAAGGCGACGTCCTGCGTGTTGCCGAGCTGCGGGGTGGCGATCTTCTTGCCCTTGAGGTCGTCCAGGGTCTTGATCTTCTTCGGGTTGACGACCAGCTTCACCCCGCCGGAGGCCGAACCGCCGATGATCCGCAGGCCCTTGCCCTGGGACTTGGCGTAGCCGTTGATCGAGGGGGAGGGGCCGATGAAGCCGATGTCGATCGATCCCGCGTTGAGCGCCTCGATCTCGGACGGGCCCGCGTTGAACGTCGAGGGCACGACCTTCGTACCGCCGAGCTCCTTCTGGATGGTGCCTTCCTGGATACCGACCAGGGCGGTCGCGTGCGTGAGGTTCGGGAAGTAGCCGATCTTCACGGTGTCCGCGGAGAGCTTCTTGCCACCGGCGGAGACGTTCGCCTTCTTGGCGTCGTCGTCCTTCGACTCGGAACCGTAACCGCAGGAGGTGAGTGCCACGGCGAGCAGCGGCAGGGCGGCGACAGCGGCGAGGCTGCGGGAGACGGTGGTACGTGCGGCAGGCACGGGAGGTTTTCCTCTCGTCGGCCCGGTGCTCACGTCCCTCGGAAGTCCGGGGAGGCGGCCGGGAGGTCGGCAGATCTTCGTCTGAACTGGCGATACGGGTCAAGCGTGCGGTGCGGTTGGGGCAGGCGGGCGCGCAGGCAGTGCGCGTACGTCATCACGCACATCGCCCGACCCCGCCCTGGCCGCTGCCGAGGGCGCCGCTGCCGACCCGGCCGCCCTCCTTCGCGAAGGTGGAGAAGACGTCGATACCCATCAGAAGTCCCATTCCGCGTCGTCGTTCGCGGGGTCCTCGCCGGCGCCGGGCAGCGCGACCGCGGCGAACGAGGCGCCGGCCATGCCGGCCGAGAGCGTGGTGCCGTCCGCCGGGTCGATCAGGAGGAACGAGCCGGTGCGCCGGGAGTCCGCGTACGCGTCGAGCGCGAGCGGCTCGGCGGTGCGCACGACGACGCGGCCGATGTCGTTGGCGACCAGCCGGCCCGGGGCCGGGTGCTGGGAGAGGTCGTCCAGGGTCAGCCGGGACGGGATGTCCTGGACGATCGCCTTCACCGTGCGGGTGGTGTGCTTGAGCAGCACCCGCTGGCCCACCGAGAGCGGCTGGTCGGCCACATGGCAGACGGTCGCCTCGACGTCCTTCGTGACCGCCGGCGCGTCGTCGGCCGGTGCGAGCAGATCACCGCGCGAGACGTCGATGTCGTCGGCCAGCCGGATGGTCACCGACTGGGGCGCCCACGCGATGTCGACGCTCTCGCCGAGCGCGTCGATCCCGGCGATCGTCGACGTACGCCCCGAGGGCAGTACGGTGACGCTCTCGCCGACCCGGAACACACCGGCGGCGATCTGACCCGCGTAGCCGCGGTAGTCGGGGTGCTCCGCCGTCTGCGGCCGGATGACGTACTGCACCGGGAAGCGGGCGTGGCACGCGGTGAGGTCGTGGCTGACCGGCACGGTCTCCAGGTGCTCCAGCACGGTCGGGCCGCCGTACCAGTCCATGTTGGCCGACGGCTCCACCACGTTGTCCCCGGCCAGGGCGGAGATCGGGATCGCGGTGATCTCCGGGACGCCGAGCGAGGCGGCGTACGCGGTGAACTCCTCGGCTATCGCGGCGAACACCGGCTCCGCGTACTCGACCAGGTCCATCTTGTTGACGGCGAGCACCACATGCGGGACGCGCAGCAGCGCGGCGACGGCGGCGTGCCTGCGGGTCTGCTCGACGACACCGTTGCGCGCGTCGACCAGGACGACGGCCAGCTCGGCGGTCGAGGCGCCCGTCACCATGTTGCGCGTGTACTGCACATGGCCGGGGGTGTCGGCGAGGATGAACCGGCGCCGGGTGGTGGCGAAGTAGCGGTAGGCGACATCGATGGTGATGCCCTGCTCGCGCTCGGCCCGCAGCCCGTCGGTCAGCAGCGCCAGGTCCGGCGTCTCCTGACCCCGGTTGCGGGACGCGTGCGCGACGGCCTCCAGCTGGTCGGTGAGGACCGACTTGGAGTCGTGCAGAAGACGCCCCACGAGGGTGGACTTGCCGTCGTCGACGGACCCGGCCGTGGCGAACCGCAGCAGGGTGGTGGCCGACAGCTGCTCGGTGGTGGTGCTGATGCCGGTCATTTTAGAAGTACCCCTCGCGCTTACGGTCTTCCATCGCGGCCTCGGACATCTTGTCGTCGGCGCGGGTCGCGCCCCGCTCGGTGAGCCGGGACGCGGCGATCTCGGTGATCACCGAGTCCAGCGTGGTGGCGTCGGAGTCGACGGCACCGGTGCAGGACATGTCGCCGACCGTGCGGTAGCGCACCAGTCGGGTCTCGGTCCGCTCGTGCTCCTTCGGACCGCCCCACCCGCCCGCCGTCAGCCACATGCCGTCGCGGTTGAAGACCTCGCGCTCATGGGCGAAATAGATCTCCGGGAGCTCGATGGACTCGCGCTCGATGTACTGCCAGACGTCCAGCTCGGTCCAGTTGGAGATCGGGAAGACCCGCACGTGCTCACCGGCGGCGTGCCGGCCGTTGTAGAGCTGCCACAGTTCGGGGCGCTGGCGGCGCGGGTCCCACTGCGAGAACTCGTCGCGCAGCGAGAAGACCCGCTCCTTGGCGCGCGCCTTCTCCTCGTCGCGTCGGCCGCCGCCGAACACGGCGTCGAAGCGGTGCTGCTGGATCGCCTCGGTCAGCGGCACCGTCTGGAGCGGGTTGCGGGTGCCGTCGGGCCGCTCGCGGAGCTTCCCGGCGTCTATGTACTCCTGTACGGAGGCCACGTGCAGCCGCAGTCCGTACTTCTCGACGGTGCGGTCGCGGTACGCAAGGACCTCGGGGAAGTTGTGCCCGGTGTCCACGTGCAGCAGCGTGAACGGCACCGCAGCGGGCGCGAACGCCTTGAGCGCCAGGTGCAGCATCAGGATCGAGTCCTTGCCGCCGGAGAACAGGATCACCGGCCGCTCGAACTCTCCCGCCACCTCACGGAAGATGTGCACCGCCTCGGACTCCAGGGAGTCCAGGTGGCTGAGCGCGTACGGATTGACAGTGCCTTCCGGCACGGTGGCGACGGTGCTCACGCCAGTCCCCTCTCGGTGAGCAGCGCGCGGAGCGCCGCTGCGGACTCCTGCACGGTCTGCTGGTGCGATTCGATCCGCAGATCCGGCGACTCGGGTGCCTCGTAGGGGTCGTCCACCCCGGTGAGCCCACTGATCTCGCCCGCCGCCTGCTTGGCGTACAGCCCCTTCACATCACGTACGGAGCACACCTCGACGGGAGTGGCGACATGCACCTCCAGGTAGGTGGTGCCTTCGCTCCCGTGCCGCTTGCGGACCGCCTCCCGGCTGTCCGCGAAGGGTGCGATGACCGGGACCAGCACCTTCACACCGTTGGCCGCCAGCAGCTCGGCGACGAAGCCGATCCGCTGGACGTTGGTGTGCCGGTCCTCGCGGGAGAAG is a genomic window of Streptomyces sp. NBC_01237 containing:
- the cysD gene encoding sulfate adenylyltransferase subunit CysD codes for the protein MSTVATVPEGTVNPYALSHLDSLESEAVHIFREVAGEFERPVILFSGGKDSILMLHLALKAFAPAAVPFTLLHVDTGHNFPEVLAYRDRTVEKYGLRLHVASVQEYIDAGKLRERPDGTRNPLQTVPLTEAIQQHRFDAVFGGGRRDEEKARAKERVFSLRDEFSQWDPRRQRPELWQLYNGRHAAGEHVRVFPISNWTELDVWQYIERESIELPEIYFAHEREVFNRDGMWLTAGGWGGPKEHERTETRLVRYRTVGDMSCTGAVDSDATTLDSVITEIAASRLTERGATRADDKMSEAAMEDRKREGYF
- a CDS encoding aliphatic sulfonate ABC transporter substrate-binding protein codes for the protein MPAARTTVSRSLAAVAALPLLAVALTSCGYGSESKDDDAKKANVSAGGKKLSADTVKIGYFPNLTHATALVGIQEGTIQKELGGTKVVPSTFNAGPSEIEALNAGSIDIGFIGPSPSINGYAKSQGKGLRIIGGSASGGVKLVVNPKKIKTLDDLKGKKIATPQLGNTQDVAFLNWISEKGWKVDAQSGKGDVSVVRSDNKVTPDAYKSGSLDGAWVPEPTASKLVSEGAKVLLDESTLWPDDKFVITNIIVSQKFLSEHPDVVEAVLRGSVNTNKWINANPDLAKASANKALESLSGKPLAPEILDPAWKSIQITNDPLAATLDAQAEHAVKAGLLEKPDLKGIYDLGPLNKILKAEGQPAVSDAGLGVK
- a CDS encoding ABC transporter permease, which gives rise to MASTDITSDQVRKDAPAGPPGAGTDDLAGLEAGLDALDAVQVRRTPVREVLLHKVLPPVLAVALVVVIWQLLVRAQVTEDYKLPPPSAVWDSAVDMWYQGTLLEVVWTSVSRGLLGFVLAVAIGTPLGLLVARVRFVRAAIGPILSGLQSLPSVAWVAPAVIWLGLNDKMMYAVILLGAVPSIANGLVSGVDQVPPLFLRAGRTLGATRLRGTWHIVLPAALPGYLAGLKQGWAFSWRSLMAAEIIASSPDLGLGLGQLLENGRNNFDMPGIFLSILLILFVGIAIDLLIFSPLERWVLRSRGLLVKN
- a CDS encoding sulfate adenylyltransferase subunit 1: MSTTTEQLSATTLLRFATAGSVDDGKSTLVGRLLHDSKSVLTDQLEAVAHASRNRGQETPDLALLTDGLRAEREQGITIDVAYRYFATTRRRFILADTPGHVQYTRNMVTGASTAELAVVLVDARNGVVEQTRRHAAVAALLRVPHVVLAVNKMDLVEYAEPVFAAIAEEFTAYAASLGVPEITAIPISALAGDNVVEPSANMDWYGGPTVLEHLETVPVSHDLTACHARFPVQYVIRPQTAEHPDYRGYAGQIAAGVFRVGESVTVLPSGRTSTIAGIDALGESVDIAWAPQSVTIRLADDIDVSRGDLLAPADDAPAVTKDVEATVCHVADQPLSVGQRVLLKHTTRTVKAIVQDIPSRLTLDDLSQHPAPGRLVANDIGRVVVRTAEPLALDAYADSRRTGSFLLIDPADGTTLSAGMAGASFAAVALPGAGEDPANDDAEWDF
- a CDS encoding ABC transporter ATP-binding protein, with the protein product MATTTLTKAEDRATVEHAARIAHVSKSFAGPTGQQLVLDDITLDVAPGEFVTLLGASGCGKSTLLNLVAGLDRPTAGSIETPGGRPALMFQEHALFPWLTAGKNIELALRLRGVPKQDRRTEAERLLELVRLGGAYGKRVHELSGGMRQRVAMARALAQDSQLLLMDEPFAALDAITRDVLHDELTRIWRETNASVLFVTHNVREAVRLAQRVVLLSSRPGRIAREWTVDIEQPRRIEDKAVAELSVEITEQLRGEIRRHGQH
- the cysC gene encoding adenylyl-sulfate kinase; this translates as MTTDQETSMSVTETGATIWLTGLPSAGKTTIAYELAGRLRSEGHRVEVLDGDEIREFLSAGLGFSREDRHTNVQRIGFVAELLAANGVKVLVPVIAPFADSREAVRKRHGSEGTTYLEVHVATPVEVCSVRDVKGLYAKQAAGEISGLTGVDDPYEAPESPDLRIESHQQTVQESAAALRALLTERGLA
- a CDS encoding sirohydrochlorin chelatase translates to MSTPVLLVIAHGSRDPRHAATVHALTARVRALRPGLRVETGFLEFNAPSVPRLLERLAAEGADEVVALPLLLTRAFHAKTDIPAVLREARTGLPRLGIRQAEVLGPSPLLNAALEHRLYEAGVSPGDKGSTGLVLASAGSTDPEAIAVIAEIARELRHTGWCAVRPAFASAISPGRLRTEEAVRALRAEGVRRVAVAPYVIAPGRLPDRIAAGAELAGADVLADVLGPAPELARLLVRRYDEARAPRRVALSA